The following is a genomic window from Micropterus dolomieu isolate WLL.071019.BEF.003 ecotype Adirondacks linkage group LG12, ASM2129224v1, whole genome shotgun sequence.
acgggggcagcaggtgacccacagccacagatccagactccacagctccagagccagaaaacctgcaggaagtgataggaggagagaggagagggacgagaaagcacaagactaccggaaaggggagaagttgcaataatgggatgaggttgcatacagagggagaggaagtagaggagagaggagctcagtgcatcataggaaaggTCTCatagtctaggcctatagcagcataacaaagggatggttcaggactcacctgagccagccctaactataagctttatcaaagaggaaagtcttaagcctactcttaaatgtgaagatggtgtctgcctcctaaacccaaactggaacctggttccacaggagaggagcttgatagctgaacgctctggctcctagtctacttttggagaatctaggaaccacaagtaaccctgcattctgggagcgcagtgctctggtggggtagtaaggtactatgagctctttaagataagatgtttTAAGTATTGACCTATTATACTTAACCTGTAAACCAAACAGTAATCTGATAAAACACCAAATTAATTTAGGCACAATGTAAGAACaatatacatacacaatatAATAAAGGTTTTTAAACTAGATTTTGATAAAGCCCTGTAGTTGAGGAAAGTTTTACCACTTTGTTCGCCCACATGTACATGGAGATGAACAAAGCATCCACAAAGGTCATGTTTATTGCAGGGCTGcttaattaaaatacataacAGGGTACAACTATTCATATTGTTTGATAAATAAGTGTAGCCTATATCATGAATACACACGTTATACAGACATCTCAGAGAGACAGATGTCTTAAAACCCAGACAAATTAAACCAAAGTGATCTGCATGGCTGGAAGTgaatgagaaaatgtgtttgttttttttgtaatgtggaTGAACTGACCATTTATACTTATATATAGCCATTGAAGAATGTCtagttttatttaatatgtgGCCCTTACAGGGAAATGAACACTCGCAATGTCTTTCTTCGTTTGATCATTTCAAATTGCGTTATTTTGTTCGCCAACATTTACTCTGAAAGTTTTCACAGGAAGTGTAATAATGCTTTGACAGGGGGATCTATCATCAGGCTACATTAGTCTCCAGATTTGACTTGTCTTATTAATTATACAGCTGCTGATTTTACCGGTATTGTTTCTAATTAAGACGTTGATATCGATTGACAGATATTATCAATAACAGTAGCTGATAGCAACACTGTTGTTACATCAGTGAAATGTTGTGTTAAGGGCAGTGTGCTCTCATGATCATAAGTGACATGACTACCCACATCTCCGTCCCTATCAAGTCAGAGACAACTACACTAACACTTCCAGTggaaaccttcaaaataaaagatggttacaaaagtgcagttctggtaCAGTTAATACAATATAATGTAATAGTGCATCACTGATAGTGATGCTGAACTGTGAAAGCTACATTACCTGAaggaaatgcaatgtaatgCCAAATGTCCGTTATCAGTTCCTAAACACCtaaagtaaaaacattaaaaaggttCTAAAGAAGTTTTCAGTGGATTTAATTTAGTTAAGTTTTTGTCTGTGTCAAAGTTACAACGCTTTAACCTCGCCTAGCTAATTTTGTGCTGAAACATTTAGCGTAATATCCACCATATCAGAGGTGGATTAACAgtgaattattaattttaataaaaaaataaaaaagatgtgGTCAGTTAGATGTGGACGGGGTGTGCTTGGTAAAGCACCAGTAAGGGTTCACTCAGAGAGCCTCTGTTCAGACAGTAAAGACTCTGTGTCAGGGCTTCATGAAGGACCAGACTCCCACTCTCGTCTGTATATCTCAGCTGAAAGCCCACCATCTCCACAGGCTTCACAGCCAGAACAGCTGACACATCAAACACATCGAATCCAGATGAGGGTCGCTGATCCAGGATCAGCAGCCTATCCTCGAGAGCGGGACTTTCCTTCAGAGCGCCATGTGCAGCTGTGACGCTGTGCAGGGTGATAGTCACACTGATGGGACGGGGGTGGAGGATTTTCCTGAACAGAACCAGCTCTGCACCCAGCATAGAGGGGTTCAGGCTGCTGACATTGAACCAGATCCACCCTGGAGGAGCGTGTTGTGGTCCTGGATGatccaatgaaaaaaaaagaaaaggggagGGTTCATTAAGACTAcaaattttaaaagataatacctgcaataacaaataaagtttttctgttctttcccattaatttgtgtatgtgtgagcagACATTTTAATCTTATGCTGTGTGATCACAtcatgttctgtttgtttttttaaactatgtCAAATTGACTGTGCGCTTTACACTACaagtcacattcacacactgatggcagaggctgccatgaAAGGTGCTCATCAACAATTCAGTATTTTGCTCACACACTTCaccatgcagcctggaggagccagggatcaaACCGCCAACcttgtgatttgtgtgtgacccgctctacctccttaGACTCAACCATCCCAATTAACATTGCATGGTAGTGCAGTTTGGGTGCTTATTGATTCTGACTAAAATGCAGATGCTTTGTGCTGCAGATATGATATTCACTGTGATGGATGATACAAAATTTGGGCTAAAACACGATCACCAAAATCACCAGTATGCTCCTTTAACTAACTTCAAATTCAAGCCTTTACATACCAACTAGTATCTGTTTTAGgttgtacatttttgtttaacatCATCACACTGGAAACAATTACAAAGTTAAAGTAAAAGTGGGTGCACAGAGACTAAAACCCTTTAATACCATGTCACTAGGACATTTAAGCCTCTTTGagctcattgtttttttatattagaATGAAGAATGTACAATACAGAAATGTGGACCTGAAaagttataaaacaaaaaggtttatttatGCACTCAGTACTTGGTCGGGCCTcctttgcatgaattactgcatcAGTGCAGCGTGCCATGGAGGCAATCAGCCTGTAGCACTGCTGATGTGTGATGAAGCCCAGGCtgctttgatagcggccttcagctcgtcTGTGTTGTTAGTCTGGTGTCTCTCATTTTCCACTTGACAACACCCAGTAGATTCTCTAcggggttcaggtcaggtgagTTGGCCAATCATGCACAGTAACACCATGGTCAGAAAAACAGTTCCTAGTGGTTTCGGCATCTCCATAcagcaagggcgtcactttgtgtgaGAAAGGTGATGGGGACAAGGAGCGTGACAATACACTTAACTCACGAGACGCGAGGATGCACAATATTGGGGTCACGAGAActagacaagaagatatttcaacattattttgaagaaacattcaatgctgaaatatatgattGGGGGTCAGAAGATTCTGAGCATTAATCACATAATTCTCCGCATTCTGGAGACTTTTTCTGCAGCAATTTATGGaaattcctttatttatttaaagggaaacacaatcCAGATGGCAGGTGACGattcaaacatttaacatttctcattgcaagctatttttcagaacattgttaacaaattatacttttaaaaagtgatggggacatgtccccaacgtccccagtgtaaatgaaacCTATGCCATAAAGCTTGTCTGCAGATGGAAGCAggaagtgctctaaaatctcCTGGGAGGCGCTGCATTGACTCTGGACTGGATAAAATACAGTGgcccaacaccagcagatgacatggcaccccaggTCGTCCCTGACTGTGGAAACGTCACACTGGACTGCAAGCAACTtagattctgtgcctctccactcGTCCTCCAGACCACTGAGCAGTCCAGTTCTGTTTctccttagcccaggtaagatGCTTATGATGTTGTCTGTAGTctgactgatatatttcaaatgtttatttcatttaattgtgatgattaaaactgaaaactaatgaaaatcccaaattcagtatctcagaaaatcagaatattacttaagaccaatacaaaaaaaggatttttagaaatgttggccaactgaaaagtacgagcatgtacagcactcaatacttagttggggctccttttgcctaaattactgcagcaatgcggcgtagcatggagtccatcagtctgtggcactgctcaggtgttatgagagcccaggttgctctgatagtggccttcagctcttctgcattgttgggtctggcgtatcgcatcttcctcttcacaataccccatagattttctatagggttaaggtcaggccagtttgctggccaattaagaacagggataccatggtccttaaaccaggtactggtagctttggcactgtgtgcaggtgccaagtcctgttggaaaatgaaaactgcatctccataaagttgatcagcagcaggaagcatgaagtgctctaaaacttcctggtagacggctgcgttgaccttggacctcagaaaacacagtggaccaacaccagcagatgacatggcaccccatgCATGgcatttactttcatcagagaacataactttggaccactcagcagcagtccagtcctttttgtctttagcccagacgagacgcttctgacgctgtgtcttgttcaagagtggcttgacacaaggaatgcgacagctgaaacccatgtcttgcatacgtctgtgcgtggtggttcttgaagctctgactccagctgcagtccactctttgtgaatctcccccagatttttgaatgggatttgtttcacaatcctctccagggtgcggttatccctattgcttgtagacttttttctaccacatcttttccttcccttcgcctctctattaatgtgcttggacacagagctctgaacagccagcctctttagcaatgaccttttgtgtcttgccctccttgtgcaaggtgtcagtggtcgtcttttggacagctgtcaagtcagcagtc
Proteins encoded in this region:
- the LOC123980762 gene encoding uncharacterized protein LOC123980762; its protein translation is MAQGVYLGFFDVTRVFLLLCSVTSLLLIDHHRDAEDDRELNKAILEMLHINKVSASHQAQPHPYMRRIYQRLDSLEAQDFGSSDGTLVQSFRSVFGPQHAPPGWIWFNVSSLNPSMLGAELVLFRKILHPRPISVTITLHSVTAAHGALKESPALEDRLLILDQRPSSGFDVFDVSAVLAVKPVEMVGFQLRYTDESGSLVLHEALTQSLYCLNRGSLSEPLLVLYQAHPVHI